A portion of the Betta splendens chromosome 2, fBetSpl5.4, whole genome shotgun sequence genome contains these proteins:
- the LOC114846696 gene encoding FERM and PDZ domain-containing protein 4-like isoform X2, which produces MYSTHRPDSMGVDQLDSYGDDVLIFHKNKMTGWPPPGPGSWAGLQGPPYSWDSMNSTRDCLTSQVSQSSSLEEVHLDSLPPAPRLVEMRRDPVLGFGFVAGSEKPVVVRSVTPGGPSEGKLLPGDEIIMINDEPVGSAPRERVIDLVRSCKESIMLTVVQPYPSPKSAFISAAKKAMLKSNPVKVRFAEEVIINGQVPNPVKDNSLLFMPNVLKVYLENGQTKSFRFDCSTSIKDVILTLQEKLSIKCIEHFSLMLEQRAEGSGSKLLLLHEQEMLTQVTQRPGSDKMKCFFRISFVPRDPVELLRRDPMAFEYLYVQCCNDVVLERFGPELKYDAALRLAALQMYILTMTTRQSQKVSLKYIQKEWGFSLFLPPAVLSSMKEKNIKKALTHILKTNQNLVPPGKKLTALQAKVHYLRYLSELRLYGGREFTSILLQGEKQTEVTLLVGPRYGISHVINARTNLVALLADFSHVNRIEILTEDETNVRLELHVLDVRPITLIMESSDAMNLACLTAGYYRLLVDSRRSIFNMAHCNSTGGGDGQDRVLEWPYSTSLGDNEDSSPGQAVVYNRNSEYSDGQRENSISPHFHEPQNPDRDLGNRRSPLPPPLPPATRHKSQESPRSAKVSFIFGGDPPLNKTKTLGYERLLESPEVPEHRSPYVHNNTDFQPQDRVPFQFSGLTHVYSNIISEEGGEEPLLRDLFYRDTTDDAEDDDDASCEEDSTGGTPVGDQGGALATAAGKVTFLALSGSTDDIIDLTSLPPPEGDDGLDEDEDDALLETLNLAIAAPPPGFRDSSDEDMAPEGRPLSTRESDDIPVSLIDAVPIDGEGEGSRGEGRRLDSAVVNTLQALEALSVSEQRPPMPPPSSNNPGVYTSRGFSPQSSSDSGNETNSSEMTEISELAATHRLSESHMRLLVATREGYQPLLEEKTEFPISPSTAGTAQKKARSPMQHLQPPAVPPRRSPHLDSGPDSLEVRTHPNLSSTLQRPSSTTPGGKHHKKSADSSGKYNTFSTREGHRGEVSSLSLLGVDQRTSFCERGESQRRQDSFLAENSVSEDLGVNSLPHDHHRIPRPPSSTSDPLLDVNLGDCGTDNGAAPAEQDEHLVVASLLSPTKKSRSGGSDQGSDIQSDHQPISRQQSVARLCEYHLAKRISSLQGEAHSSLQGSLCSSLDAGGSTNSSACATPTDSPQGPGGVESKHHHLQRHPLSSSSSSLLRVLNYEDNRPGASHGIPGQNSQGRELHPHADPALLRKMLPNIHPPAAGAELGRPSSATPSKHKDNASTAGKRPHNDLHAKQQAYLKGLNQKEGSEAYRQLINYLTVSQMHQGGKLHSAGMGGAVKKDTRRFITSNPQLVEMVKNRGNTIARCPCMPSSVSSPFLSPSAAASQLAGKNPLLYHSATLPAKLNRNPDVHAPRMNDAVDFRPAAAERRSSFSGLESELEGSGMDPEHFLSLCKRDSCINRDGANIAGGSREVICATNRLPPRSRSQPSGTAEDWFKTDPRAKHAVRQSPRRRPNDPLCFSAPGGQRAELHTVSLGRGDHPSAFIRQASTGRVTIPPPPPPPPPPPSCVSICASQHGLQQLRMHAGFPPLQTESEPHSDRYPNTAADGPLWE; this is translated from the exons atgtATTCAACCCATCGACCGGACAGCATGGGGGTTGATCAACTGGATTCGTACGGTGATGATGTTCTTATCTT CCATAAGAACAAAATGACGGGCTGGCCGCCCCCTGGCCCAGGCTCCTGGGCTGGACTGCAGGGGCCTCCATACAGCTGGGACAGCATGAACAGCACCAGGGACTGCCTCACCAG CCAAGTGTCCCAGAGCAGCTCCCTGGAAGAGGTCCACCTCGACAGTTTGCCCCCTGCCCCTCGTCTGGTGGAGATGAGACGCGACCCCGTCCTGGGCTTCGGCTTCGTGGCCGGCAGCGAGAAACCAGTGGTGGTTCGCTCTGTGACGCCAG GTGGTCCGTCAGAGGGGAAGCTGTTGCCTGGTGATGAGATCATCATGATCAATGATGAGCCCGTCGGCTCGGCTCCTAGAGAGCGAGTCATCGACCTCGTCAG GAGTTGCAAAGAATCCATCATGTTGACTGTTGTCCAACCGTATCCT TCCCCGAAATCAGCGTTCATCAGCGCAGCCAAAAAAGCCATGCTCAAGTCCAATCCAGTCAAAGTGCGCTTTGCAGAGGAGGTCATAATAAACGGCCAGGTTCCG AACCCGGTGAAGGACAACTCTCTTCTGTTCATGCCAAATGTCCTTAAGGTGTACCTGGAGAACGGGCAGACCAAGTCTTTCCGCTTCGACTGCAGTACTTCTATCAAG GACGTGATCCTGaccctgcaggagaagctgtcAATCAAATGCATCGAGCACTTCTCCCTCATGCTGGAGCAGAGGGCAGAAGGCTCTGGAAGCAAACTGCTTCTCCTGCACGAACAGGAGATGCTTACTCAG GTGACCCAGAGGCCCGGCTCAGACAAGATGAAGTGTTTCTTTAGAATCAGCTTCGTTCCCCGGGACCCCGTGGAGCTGCTCCGGAGAGACCCTATGGCGTTTGAATACCTCTATGTACAG TGCTGCAACGATGTGGTTTTGGAACGGTTCGGCCCGGAGCTGAAGTACGACGCTGCGCTGCGATTGGCTGCGCTCCAGATGTACATCCTCACGATGACAACCAGACAGAGCCAGAAAGTCTCCCTCAAATACATCCA AAAAGAGTGGGGCTTCTCGcttttcctgcctcctgccgtCTTGTCCAGCATGAAGGAGAAAAACATCAAGAAGGCACTGACACACATCCTCAAAACCAATCAGAACCTTGTGCCTCCGGGGAAAAAA TTGACTGCTTTGCAGGCCAAGGTGCATTACCTGAGGTACCTCAGTGAACTCAGACTCTACGGCGGGAGGGAGTTCACGTCAATACTTTTG CAAGGGGAGAAACAGACGGAGGTGACTCTGTTAGTGGGGCCACGCTACGGCATCAGTCACGTCATCAACGCCCGCACCAACCTGGTGGCGCTTCTGGCCGACTTCAGCCACGTCAACCGCATCGAGATCCTCACGGAGGACGAGACCAACGTTCGGCTCGAGCTGCACGTTCTGGACGTCAGG CCCATCACACTGATCATGGAATCCAGTGACGCTATGAACCTGGCCTGTCTGACAGCGGGCTACTATCGCCTCCTAGTGGACTCAAGGAGATCTATCTTTAATATGGCTCACTGCAATAGCACTGGAGGGGGCGATG GTCAGGACCGTGTCCTGGAGTGGCCGTACAGCACGTCTCTGGGGGACAACGAGGACTCGTCGCCCGGCCAAGCAGTGGTCTACAACAGGAACTCTGAGTATTCGGACGGACAAAGGGAGAACAGCATCTCTCCCCACTTCCATGAGCCTCAAAACCCCGACAGGGACCTTGGGAATCGGAGAAGCCCCctgccccctccccttcccccagCTACAAGACACAAATCTCAAGAATCGCCTCGCAGTGCAAAAGTGTCTTTCATATTTGGGGGGGACCCTCCTTTGAACAAGACTAAGACTTTAGGCTATGAAAGACTTCTGGAGAGCCCTGAGGTGCCTGAGCACAGGTCGCCCTAtgtacacaacaacacagacttTCAGCCTCAGGACAGAGTTCCATTTCAATTCAGTGGTCTGACTCATGTCTATAGTAATATTATAAGTGAGGAAGGGGGTGAGGAGCCGCTGCTACGGGACCTGTTTTACCGCGATACGACGGATGATGcggaggacgacgacgacgcGTCCTGTGAGGAAGACTCCACCGGGGGGACACCAGTGGGAGACCAAGGGGGAGCGTTGGCCACGGCAGCCGGGAAGGTTACTTTCCTCGCCCTGTCCGGCTCCACCGACGACATCATCGACCTGACGTCGCTTCCGCCCCCCGAGGGAGACGACGGCctggacgaggacgaggacgacgcGCTGCTGGAGACGCTCAACCTCGCCAttgcggcgccgccgccgggctTTCGGGACAGTTCGGACGAGGACATGGCTCCCGAGGGCAGGCCGCTGAGCACGCGTGAGAGCGACGACATCCCAGTGTCGCTCATCGACGCCGTTCCAATagacggggagggggaggggagcagGGGAGAGGGGAGACGGCTGGACAGTGCTGTCGTGAATACGCTACAGGCACTGGaggctctgtctgtctctgaacaACGGCCCCCCATGCCACCACCCAGCAGTAACAATCCAG GCGTTTACACATCACGAGGCTTCAGCCCTCAGTCATCCTCAGATTCTGGCAACGAGACCAACTCATCTGAGATGACTGAAATCTCCGAACTGGCTGCTACTCACAGGCTGAGCGAGAGCCACATGCGTCTTCTGGTAGCAACGCGCGAAGGATACCAGCCTTTGCTGGAGGAGAAAACCGAATTCCCCATCTCCCCCAGCACAGCCGGAACGGCACAAAAGAAAGCCCGCAGTCCAATGCAgcacctccagcctccagcggTTCCACCGAGACGAAGCCCTCATTTGGACTCTGGTCCGGACAGCTTGGAGGTGAGAACCCACCCTaatctctcctccaccctgcagCGGCCTAGTTCCACCACACCGGGAGGCAAACATCACAAAAAGTCTGCAGATTCCAGTGGGAAGTACAACACCTTCAGCACCAGAGAAGGGCATCGGGGCGAGGtttccagcctcagcctcctgggCGTAGACCAGCGCACCTCGTTCTGTGAGCGAGGGGAAAGTCAAAGAAGGCAGGATTCTTTTCTGGCAGAAAACTCGGTATCCGAGGACCTCGGAGTCAACAGCCTCCCTCACGACCATCACAGAATCCCTCGCCCTCCCTCCTCTACCTCTGACCCCCTCTTAGACGTCAACTTAGGGGACTGCGGTACAGATAACGGCGCAGCCCCCGCGGAGCAAGATGAACATCTAGTTGTAGCATCATTACTGTCCCCGACCAAAAAGTCCAGATCAGGAGGCTCCGACCAGGGGTCCGACATACAGAGTGACCATCAGCCGATTTCCAGACAGCAGAGCGTTGCGCGTTTGTGTGAGTACCATTTAGCAAAAAGGATTTCAAGCTTGCAGGGGGAAGCTCACAGTTCACTACAGGGTTCCCTCTGCTCGTCGCTGGACGCAGGCGGCAGCACCAACAGCAGTGCCTGTGCCACCCCGACTGACTCCCCGCAGGGCCCTGGCGGGGTTGAATCGAAGCACCACCATCTGCAAAGGCACCCGCTCtcgagctcctcctcctcgctgctcaggGTGCTGAACTATGAGGACAACAGACCTGGAGCCTCTCACGGCATCCCTGGCCAGAACAGCCAGGGGAGAGAGCTCCACCCTCATGCGGATCCCGCCCTCCTCCGAAAGATGCTGCCCAACATTCACCCCCCTGCGGCTGGAGCCGAACTAGGCCGCCCCTCCTCTGCCACGCCGTCTAAGCATAAAGACAATGCCAGTACCGCAGGCAAGAGGCCCCACAATGATCTACATGCTAAACAACAGGCCTATCTGAAGGGGCTGAACCAGAAAGAAGGCAGCGAGGCCTACAGACAGCTGATTAACTATCTAACTGTGAGCCAGATGCATCAGGGAGGAAAGCTGCATAGCGCCGGCATGGGCGGGGCAGTGAAAAAGGACACGAGGCGCTTTATCACTAGCAACCCTCAGCTTGTTGAAATGGTTAAGAATCGCGGCAACACGATCGCTCGCTGCCCATGCATGCCTTCTTCTGTATCGTCCCCGTTCCTCAGCCCGAGTGCAGCTGCCTCGCAGCTGGCAGGTAAAAATCCACTGTTATATCACTCCGCCACGCTTCCAGCCAAACTCAACAGAAACCCCGACGTCCACGCTCCGAGGATGAATGACGCGGTGGATTTCAGgccggctgctgctgagaggaggagctcCTTTTCAGGCCTGGAGAGCGAGCTCGAGGGGAGCGGTATGGACCCAGAGCACTTCCTGTCCCTGTGCAAAAGAGACAGCTGTATCAATCGGGACGGGGCCAACATCGCAGGCGGCAGTCGCGAGGTCATATGTGCCACTAATCGCCTCCCACCTCGATCGAGAAGCCAACCTAGTGGTACCGCGGAGGACTGGTTCAAAACGGACCCGAGGGCGAAGCATGCCGTCCGTCAGTCTCCTCGTCGTCGTCCTAACGatcctctttgtttctctgctcctggtggccAGCGAGCCGAGCTCCACACCGTCTCCTTAGGGAGGGGGGACCACCCATCAGCTTTCATCAGGCAGGCGTCCACCGGCAGAGTTACcatccctcctcccccgccccccccccccccccccccctcctgtgtCTCTATCTGTGCAAGCCAACACGGGCTCCAGCAACTCAGGATGCATGCAGGATTCCCTCCACTCCAGACAGAATCAGAACCACATTCAGACCGTTACCCCAACACCGCCGCAGACGGACCTCTTTGGGAATAG
- the LOC114846696 gene encoding FERM and PDZ domain-containing protein 4-like isoform X1 — protein MDPRDRRHELLDTSPSVSSDSSWTSFDVSTDLTSLSSDHVLTPVTAPTRWPPFMDQHPKTSSTVKVSSKVGAREVAWRETSFLGNDDHKNKMTGWPPPGPGSWAGLQGPPYSWDSMNSTRDCLTSQVSQSSSLEEVHLDSLPPAPRLVEMRRDPVLGFGFVAGSEKPVVVRSVTPGGPSEGKLLPGDEIIMINDEPVGSAPRERVIDLVRSCKESIMLTVVQPYPSPKSAFISAAKKAMLKSNPVKVRFAEEVIINGQVPNPVKDNSLLFMPNVLKVYLENGQTKSFRFDCSTSIKDVILTLQEKLSIKCIEHFSLMLEQRAEGSGSKLLLLHEQEMLTQVTQRPGSDKMKCFFRISFVPRDPVELLRRDPMAFEYLYVQCCNDVVLERFGPELKYDAALRLAALQMYILTMTTRQSQKVSLKYIQKEWGFSLFLPPAVLSSMKEKNIKKALTHILKTNQNLVPPGKKLTALQAKVHYLRYLSELRLYGGREFTSILLQGEKQTEVTLLVGPRYGISHVINARTNLVALLADFSHVNRIEILTEDETNVRLELHVLDVRPITLIMESSDAMNLACLTAGYYRLLVDSRRSIFNMAHCNSTGGGDGQDRVLEWPYSTSLGDNEDSSPGQAVVYNRNSEYSDGQRENSISPHFHEPQNPDRDLGNRRSPLPPPLPPATRHKSQESPRSAKVSFIFGGDPPLNKTKTLGYERLLESPEVPEHRSPYVHNNTDFQPQDRVPFQFSGLTHVYSNIISEEGGEEPLLRDLFYRDTTDDAEDDDDASCEEDSTGGTPVGDQGGALATAAGKVTFLALSGSTDDIIDLTSLPPPEGDDGLDEDEDDALLETLNLAIAAPPPGFRDSSDEDMAPEGRPLSTRESDDIPVSLIDAVPIDGEGEGSRGEGRRLDSAVVNTLQALEALSVSEQRPPMPPPSSNNPGVYTSRGFSPQSSSDSGNETNSSEMTEISELAATHRLSESHMRLLVATREGYQPLLEEKTEFPISPSTAGTAQKKARSPMQHLQPPAVPPRRSPHLDSGPDSLEVRTHPNLSSTLQRPSSTTPGGKHHKKSADSSGKYNTFSTREGHRGEVSSLSLLGVDQRTSFCERGESQRRQDSFLAENSVSEDLGVNSLPHDHHRIPRPPSSTSDPLLDVNLGDCGTDNGAAPAEQDEHLVVASLLSPTKKSRSGGSDQGSDIQSDHQPISRQQSVARLCEYHLAKRISSLQGEAHSSLQGSLCSSLDAGGSTNSSACATPTDSPQGPGGVESKHHHLQRHPLSSSSSSLLRVLNYEDNRPGASHGIPGQNSQGRELHPHADPALLRKMLPNIHPPAAGAELGRPSSATPSKHKDNASTAGKRPHNDLHAKQQAYLKGLNQKEGSEAYRQLINYLTVSQMHQGGKLHSAGMGGAVKKDTRRFITSNPQLVEMVKNRGNTIARCPCMPSSVSSPFLSPSAAASQLAGKNPLLYHSATLPAKLNRNPDVHAPRMNDAVDFRPAAAERRSSFSGLESELEGSGMDPEHFLSLCKRDSCINRDGANIAGGSREVICATNRLPPRSRSQPSGTAEDWFKTDPRAKHAVRQSPRRRPNDPLCFSAPGGQRAELHTVSLGRGDHPSAFIRQASTGRVTIPPPPPPPPPPPSCVSICASQHGLQQLRMHAGFPPLQTESEPHSDRYPNTAADGPLWE, from the exons CCATAAGAACAAAATGACGGGCTGGCCGCCCCCTGGCCCAGGCTCCTGGGCTGGACTGCAGGGGCCTCCATACAGCTGGGACAGCATGAACAGCACCAGGGACTGCCTCACCAG CCAAGTGTCCCAGAGCAGCTCCCTGGAAGAGGTCCACCTCGACAGTTTGCCCCCTGCCCCTCGTCTGGTGGAGATGAGACGCGACCCCGTCCTGGGCTTCGGCTTCGTGGCCGGCAGCGAGAAACCAGTGGTGGTTCGCTCTGTGACGCCAG GTGGTCCGTCAGAGGGGAAGCTGTTGCCTGGTGATGAGATCATCATGATCAATGATGAGCCCGTCGGCTCGGCTCCTAGAGAGCGAGTCATCGACCTCGTCAG GAGTTGCAAAGAATCCATCATGTTGACTGTTGTCCAACCGTATCCT TCCCCGAAATCAGCGTTCATCAGCGCAGCCAAAAAAGCCATGCTCAAGTCCAATCCAGTCAAAGTGCGCTTTGCAGAGGAGGTCATAATAAACGGCCAGGTTCCG AACCCGGTGAAGGACAACTCTCTTCTGTTCATGCCAAATGTCCTTAAGGTGTACCTGGAGAACGGGCAGACCAAGTCTTTCCGCTTCGACTGCAGTACTTCTATCAAG GACGTGATCCTGaccctgcaggagaagctgtcAATCAAATGCATCGAGCACTTCTCCCTCATGCTGGAGCAGAGGGCAGAAGGCTCTGGAAGCAAACTGCTTCTCCTGCACGAACAGGAGATGCTTACTCAG GTGACCCAGAGGCCCGGCTCAGACAAGATGAAGTGTTTCTTTAGAATCAGCTTCGTTCCCCGGGACCCCGTGGAGCTGCTCCGGAGAGACCCTATGGCGTTTGAATACCTCTATGTACAG TGCTGCAACGATGTGGTTTTGGAACGGTTCGGCCCGGAGCTGAAGTACGACGCTGCGCTGCGATTGGCTGCGCTCCAGATGTACATCCTCACGATGACAACCAGACAGAGCCAGAAAGTCTCCCTCAAATACATCCA AAAAGAGTGGGGCTTCTCGcttttcctgcctcctgccgtCTTGTCCAGCATGAAGGAGAAAAACATCAAGAAGGCACTGACACACATCCTCAAAACCAATCAGAACCTTGTGCCTCCGGGGAAAAAA TTGACTGCTTTGCAGGCCAAGGTGCATTACCTGAGGTACCTCAGTGAACTCAGACTCTACGGCGGGAGGGAGTTCACGTCAATACTTTTG CAAGGGGAGAAACAGACGGAGGTGACTCTGTTAGTGGGGCCACGCTACGGCATCAGTCACGTCATCAACGCCCGCACCAACCTGGTGGCGCTTCTGGCCGACTTCAGCCACGTCAACCGCATCGAGATCCTCACGGAGGACGAGACCAACGTTCGGCTCGAGCTGCACGTTCTGGACGTCAGG CCCATCACACTGATCATGGAATCCAGTGACGCTATGAACCTGGCCTGTCTGACAGCGGGCTACTATCGCCTCCTAGTGGACTCAAGGAGATCTATCTTTAATATGGCTCACTGCAATAGCACTGGAGGGGGCGATG GTCAGGACCGTGTCCTGGAGTGGCCGTACAGCACGTCTCTGGGGGACAACGAGGACTCGTCGCCCGGCCAAGCAGTGGTCTACAACAGGAACTCTGAGTATTCGGACGGACAAAGGGAGAACAGCATCTCTCCCCACTTCCATGAGCCTCAAAACCCCGACAGGGACCTTGGGAATCGGAGAAGCCCCctgccccctccccttcccccagCTACAAGACACAAATCTCAAGAATCGCCTCGCAGTGCAAAAGTGTCTTTCATATTTGGGGGGGACCCTCCTTTGAACAAGACTAAGACTTTAGGCTATGAAAGACTTCTGGAGAGCCCTGAGGTGCCTGAGCACAGGTCGCCCTAtgtacacaacaacacagacttTCAGCCTCAGGACAGAGTTCCATTTCAATTCAGTGGTCTGACTCATGTCTATAGTAATATTATAAGTGAGGAAGGGGGTGAGGAGCCGCTGCTACGGGACCTGTTTTACCGCGATACGACGGATGATGcggaggacgacgacgacgcGTCCTGTGAGGAAGACTCCACCGGGGGGACACCAGTGGGAGACCAAGGGGGAGCGTTGGCCACGGCAGCCGGGAAGGTTACTTTCCTCGCCCTGTCCGGCTCCACCGACGACATCATCGACCTGACGTCGCTTCCGCCCCCCGAGGGAGACGACGGCctggacgaggacgaggacgacgcGCTGCTGGAGACGCTCAACCTCGCCAttgcggcgccgccgccgggctTTCGGGACAGTTCGGACGAGGACATGGCTCCCGAGGGCAGGCCGCTGAGCACGCGTGAGAGCGACGACATCCCAGTGTCGCTCATCGACGCCGTTCCAATagacggggagggggaggggagcagGGGAGAGGGGAGACGGCTGGACAGTGCTGTCGTGAATACGCTACAGGCACTGGaggctctgtctgtctctgaacaACGGCCCCCCATGCCACCACCCAGCAGTAACAATCCAG GCGTTTACACATCACGAGGCTTCAGCCCTCAGTCATCCTCAGATTCTGGCAACGAGACCAACTCATCTGAGATGACTGAAATCTCCGAACTGGCTGCTACTCACAGGCTGAGCGAGAGCCACATGCGTCTTCTGGTAGCAACGCGCGAAGGATACCAGCCTTTGCTGGAGGAGAAAACCGAATTCCCCATCTCCCCCAGCACAGCCGGAACGGCACAAAAGAAAGCCCGCAGTCCAATGCAgcacctccagcctccagcggTTCCACCGAGACGAAGCCCTCATTTGGACTCTGGTCCGGACAGCTTGGAGGTGAGAACCCACCCTaatctctcctccaccctgcagCGGCCTAGTTCCACCACACCGGGAGGCAAACATCACAAAAAGTCTGCAGATTCCAGTGGGAAGTACAACACCTTCAGCACCAGAGAAGGGCATCGGGGCGAGGtttccagcctcagcctcctgggCGTAGACCAGCGCACCTCGTTCTGTGAGCGAGGGGAAAGTCAAAGAAGGCAGGATTCTTTTCTGGCAGAAAACTCGGTATCCGAGGACCTCGGAGTCAACAGCCTCCCTCACGACCATCACAGAATCCCTCGCCCTCCCTCCTCTACCTCTGACCCCCTCTTAGACGTCAACTTAGGGGACTGCGGTACAGATAACGGCGCAGCCCCCGCGGAGCAAGATGAACATCTAGTTGTAGCATCATTACTGTCCCCGACCAAAAAGTCCAGATCAGGAGGCTCCGACCAGGGGTCCGACATACAGAGTGACCATCAGCCGATTTCCAGACAGCAGAGCGTTGCGCGTTTGTGTGAGTACCATTTAGCAAAAAGGATTTCAAGCTTGCAGGGGGAAGCTCACAGTTCACTACAGGGTTCCCTCTGCTCGTCGCTGGACGCAGGCGGCAGCACCAACAGCAGTGCCTGTGCCACCCCGACTGACTCCCCGCAGGGCCCTGGCGGGGTTGAATCGAAGCACCACCATCTGCAAAGGCACCCGCTCtcgagctcctcctcctcgctgctcaggGTGCTGAACTATGAGGACAACAGACCTGGAGCCTCTCACGGCATCCCTGGCCAGAACAGCCAGGGGAGAGAGCTCCACCCTCATGCGGATCCCGCCCTCCTCCGAAAGATGCTGCCCAACATTCACCCCCCTGCGGCTGGAGCCGAACTAGGCCGCCCCTCCTCTGCCACGCCGTCTAAGCATAAAGACAATGCCAGTACCGCAGGCAAGAGGCCCCACAATGATCTACATGCTAAACAACAGGCCTATCTGAAGGGGCTGAACCAGAAAGAAGGCAGCGAGGCCTACAGACAGCTGATTAACTATCTAACTGTGAGCCAGATGCATCAGGGAGGAAAGCTGCATAGCGCCGGCATGGGCGGGGCAGTGAAAAAGGACACGAGGCGCTTTATCACTAGCAACCCTCAGCTTGTTGAAATGGTTAAGAATCGCGGCAACACGATCGCTCGCTGCCCATGCATGCCTTCTTCTGTATCGTCCCCGTTCCTCAGCCCGAGTGCAGCTGCCTCGCAGCTGGCAGGTAAAAATCCACTGTTATATCACTCCGCCACGCTTCCAGCCAAACTCAACAGAAACCCCGACGTCCACGCTCCGAGGATGAATGACGCGGTGGATTTCAGgccggctgctgctgagaggaggagctcCTTTTCAGGCCTGGAGAGCGAGCTCGAGGGGAGCGGTATGGACCCAGAGCACTTCCTGTCCCTGTGCAAAAGAGACAGCTGTATCAATCGGGACGGGGCCAACATCGCAGGCGGCAGTCGCGAGGTCATATGTGCCACTAATCGCCTCCCACCTCGATCGAGAAGCCAACCTAGTGGTACCGCGGAGGACTGGTTCAAAACGGACCCGAGGGCGAAGCATGCCGTCCGTCAGTCTCCTCGTCGTCGTCCTAACGatcctctttgtttctctgctcctggtggccAGCGAGCCGAGCTCCACACCGTCTCCTTAGGGAGGGGGGACCACCCATCAGCTTTCATCAGGCAGGCGTCCACCGGCAGAGTTACcatccctcctcccccgccccccccccccccccccccctcctgtgtCTCTATCTGTGCAAGCCAACACGGGCTCCAGCAACTCAGGATGCATGCAGGATTCCCTCCACTCCAGACAGAATCAGAACCACATTCAGACCGTTACCCCAACACCGCCGCAGACGGACCTCTTTGGGAATAG